One part of the Homo sapiens chromosome 19, GRCh38.p14 Primary Assembly genome encodes these proteins:
- the SAFB gene encoding scaffold attachment factor B1 isoform 3 (isoform 3 is encoded by transcript variant 3): MAETLSGLGDSGAAGAAALSSASSETGTRRLSDLRVIDLRAELRKRNVDSSGNKSVLMERLKKAIEDEGGNPDEIEITSEGNKKTSKRSSKGRKPEEEGVEDNGLEENSGDGQEDVETSLENLQDIDIMDISVLDEAEIDNGSVADCVEDDDADNLQESLSDSRELVEGEMKELPEQLQEHAIEDKETINNLDTSSSDFTILQEIEEPSLEPENEKILDILGETCKSEPVKEESSELEQPFAQDTSSVGPDRKLAEEEDLFDSAHPEEGDLDLASESTAHAQSSKADSLLAVVKREPAEQPGDGERTDCEPVGLEPAVEQSSAASELAEASSEELAEAPTEAPSPEARDSKEDGRKFDFDACNEVPPAPKESSTSEGADQKMSSPEDDSDTKRLSKEEKGRSSCGRNFWVSGLSSTTRATDLKNLFSKYGKVVGAKVVTNARSPGARCYGFVTMSTAEEATKCINHLHKTELHGKMISVEKAKNEPVGKKTSDKRDSDGKKEKSSNSDRSTNLKRDDKCDRKDDAKKGDDGSGEKSKDQDDQKPGPSERSRATKSGSRGTERTVVMDKSKGVPVISVKTSGSKERASKSQDRKSASREKRSVVSFDKVKEPRKSRDSESHSRVRERSEREQRMQAQWEREERERLEIARERLAFQRQRLERERMERERLERERMHVEHERRREQERIHREREELRRQQELRYEQERRPAVRRPYDLDRRDDAYWPEAKRAALDERYHSDFNRQDRFHDFDHRDRGRYPDHSVDRREGSRSMMGEREGQHYPERHGGPERHGRDSRDGWGGYGSDKRMSEGRGLPPPPRRDWGDHGRREDDRSWQGTADGGMMDRDHKRWQGGERSMSGHSGPGHMMNRGGMSGRGSFAPGGASRGHPIPHGGMQGGFGGQSRGSRPSDARFTRRY, from the exons GGCGCAAACCAGAAGAAGAGGGTGTGGAAGATAACGGGCTGGAGGAAAACTCTGGGGATGGACAG GAGGATGTTGAGACCAGTCTGGAGAACTTGCAGGACATCGACATCATGGATATCAGTGTGTTGGATGAAGCAGAAATTGATAATGGAAGCGTTGCAGATTGTGTCGAAGACGATGATGCTGATAACCTCCAGGAGTCCCTGTCGGATAGTAGAGAGCTAGTCGAGGGGGAAATGAAAGAGCTTCCGGAGCAGCTTCAGGAACATGCT atagagGACAAAGAAACTATAAACAATTTAGATACTTCATCATCTGACTTCACTATATTACAG GAAATTGAAGAGCCATCCCTGGAGCCAG aaaatgagaaaatactcgACATTTTGGGGGAAACTTGTAAATCTGAGCCAGTAAAAGAAGAAAGTTCCGAGCTGGAGCAGCCATTTGCACAGGACACAAGTAGCGTGGGGCCAGACAGAAAGCTTGCGGAGGAAGAGGACCTATTTGACAGCGCCCATCCGGAAGAGGGTGATTTAGATTTGGCCAGCGAGTCAACAGCACACGCTCAGTCGAGCAAGGCAGACAGCCTGTTAGCGGTAGTGAAAAGGGAGCCCGCGGAGCAGCCAGGCGATGGCGAGAGGACGGACTGTGAGCCTGTAGGGCTAGAGCCGGCAGTTGAGCAGAGTAGTGCGGCCTCCGAGCTCGCGGAGGCCTCTAGCGAGGAGCTCGCAGAAGCACCCACGGAAGCCCCAAGCCCAGAAGCCAGAGATAGCAAAGAAGACGGGAGGAAGTTTGATTTTGACGCTTGTAATGAAGTCCCTCCGGCTCCTAAAGAGTCCTCAACCAGTGAGGGCGCTGATCAGAAAATGAG TTCTCCCGAAGATGACTCGGATACAAAAAGGCTTTCCAAAGAGGAAAAGG gtCGCAGCAGTTGTGGTAGAAATTTCTGGGTTAGTGGACTCTCTTCTACAACCAGAGCTACAGATTTGAAGAATCTTTTCAGCAAATATGGGAAG GTGGTGGGCGCCAAGGTTGTGACAAATGCCCGGAGTCCTGGAGCTCGCTGTTACGGTTTTGTCACGATGTCCACAGCAGAAGAGGCCACAAAATGCATTAACCACCTGCACAAGACGGAGCTCCACGGAAAGATGATCTCCGTGGAGAAA GCCAAAAATGAACCTGTGGGAAAGAAAACCTCTGACAAAAGAGACAGTGACGGGAAAAAGGAGAAGTCGAGCAACAGTGACAG ATCTACAAACCTTAAGAGGGATGATAAATGTGACAGAAAAGATGATGCTAAGAAGGGTGACGACGGAAGTGGAGAAAAGAGTAAGGACCAAGATGATCAGAAACCTGGCCCCTCAGAGCGATCTCGAGCCACAAAGTCAG GAAGTCGAGGGACCGAACGGACTGTAGTAATGGATAAATCCAAAGGGGTGCCTGTGATTAGTGTAAAAACGTCCGGGTCCAAAGAGAGA GCTTCCAAAAGCCAGGATCGCAAATCAGCCAGCAGAGAGAAGCGGTCCGTCGTGTCCTTTGATAAGGTCAAGGAGCCTCGGAAGTCAAGAGACTCAGAGTCCCATAG CAGGGTGCGTGAACGCAGTGAACGCGAACAACGCATGCAGGCGCAGTGGGAGCGCGAGGAGCGTGAGCGGCTGGAGATTGCCCGAGAGAGGCTGGCCTTCCAGCGCCAGCGGCTGGAGCGGGAGCGCATGGAGCGGGAACGGCTGGAGCGCGAACGCATGCACGTGGAGCACGAGCGCAGGCGCGAGCAGGAGCGCATCCACCGTGAGCGCGAGGAGCTGAGGCGCCAGCAGGAACTGCGCTATGAGCAGGAGCGGCGGCCCGCGGTGCGGCGGCCCTACGACCTGGACCG GCGAGATGATGCCTATTGGCCGGAAGCCAAGCGGGCCGCCCTGGATGAGCGCTACCATTCTGACTTTAACCGCCAGGACCGCTTCCACGACTTTGACCACAGGGACCGCGGCCGCTACCCCGACCACTCGGTGGACAG GAGAGAAGGTTCAAGGTCAATGATGGGAGAACGAGAAGGACAG CATTACCCAGAACGCCATGGAGGACCAGAGCGCCACGGCCGGGACTCCCGCGATGGCTGGGGGGGCTATGGCTCTGACAAGAGGATGAGCGAGGGCCGGGGGCTGCCTCCTCCCCCCAG ACGTGACTGGGGGGACCATGGCCGAAGAGAGGATGACCGGTCATGGCAGGGCACGGCCGACGGGGGCATGATGGACAGGGATCACAAGAGGTGGCAAG GTGGCGAGAGAAGCATGTCCGGTCACTCCGGGCCTGGCCACATGATGAACCGAGGAGGAATGTCAGG GCGCGGCAGCTTTGCCCCAGGCGGGGCCTCCCGGGGCCACCCCATCCCACACGGTGGCATGCAGGGCGGGTTTGGAGGCCAGAGCCGGGGGAGCAGGCCCAGCGATGCCCGCTTCACTCGCCGCTACTGA
- the SAFB gene encoding scaffold attachment factor B1 isoform 2 (isoform 2 is encoded by transcript variant 2), with protein sequence MAETLSGLGDSGAAGAAALSSASSETGTRRLSDLRVIDLRAELRKRNVDSSGNKSVLMERLKKAIEDEGGNPDEIEITSEGNKKTSKRSSKGRKPEEEGVEDNGLEENSGDGQEDVETSLENLQDIDIMDISVLDEAEIDNGSVADCVEDDDADNLQESLSDSRELVEGEMKELPEQLQEHAIEDKETINNLDTSSSDFTILQEIEEPSLEPENEKILDILGETCKSEPVKEESSELEQPFAQDTSSVGPDRKLAEEEDLFDSAHPEEGDLDLASESTAHAQSSKADSLLAVVKREPAEQPGDGERTDCEPVGLEPAVEQSSAASELAEASSEELAEAPTEAPSPEARDSKEDGRKFDFDACNEVPPAPKESSTSEGADQKMSSPEDDSDTKRLSKEEKGRSSCGRNFWVSGLSSTTRATDLKNLFSKYGKVVGAKVVTNARSPGARCYGFVTMSTAEEATKCINHLHKTELHGKMISVEKAKNEPVGKKTSDKRDSDGKKEKSSNSDRSTNLKRDDKCDRKDDAKKGDDGSGEKSKDQDDQKPGPSERSRATKSGSRGTERTVVMDKSKGVPVISVKTSGSKERASKSQDRKSASREKRSVVSFDKVKEPRKSRDSESHRVRERSEREQRMQAQWEREERERLEIARERLAFQRQRLERERMERERLERERMHVEHERRREQERIHREREELRRQQELRYEQERRPAVRRPYDLDRRDDAYWPEAKRAALDERYHSDFNRQDRFHDFDHRDRGRYPDHSVDRREGSRSMMGEREGQHYPERHGGPERHGRDSRDGWGGYGSDKRMSEGRGLPPPPRGRRDWGDHGRREDDRSWQGTADGGMMDRDHKRWQGGERSMSGHSGPGHMMNRGGMSGRGSFAPGGASRGHPIPHGGMQGGFGGQSRGSRPSDARFTRRY encoded by the exons GGCGCAAACCAGAAGAAGAGGGTGTGGAAGATAACGGGCTGGAGGAAAACTCTGGGGATGGACAG GAGGATGTTGAGACCAGTCTGGAGAACTTGCAGGACATCGACATCATGGATATCAGTGTGTTGGATGAAGCAGAAATTGATAATGGAAGCGTTGCAGATTGTGTCGAAGACGATGATGCTGATAACCTCCAGGAGTCCCTGTCGGATAGTAGAGAGCTAGTCGAGGGGGAAATGAAAGAGCTTCCGGAGCAGCTTCAGGAACATGCT atagagGACAAAGAAACTATAAACAATTTAGATACTTCATCATCTGACTTCACTATATTACAG GAAATTGAAGAGCCATCCCTGGAGCCAG aaaatgagaaaatactcgACATTTTGGGGGAAACTTGTAAATCTGAGCCAGTAAAAGAAGAAAGTTCCGAGCTGGAGCAGCCATTTGCACAGGACACAAGTAGCGTGGGGCCAGACAGAAAGCTTGCGGAGGAAGAGGACCTATTTGACAGCGCCCATCCGGAAGAGGGTGATTTAGATTTGGCCAGCGAGTCAACAGCACACGCTCAGTCGAGCAAGGCAGACAGCCTGTTAGCGGTAGTGAAAAGGGAGCCCGCGGAGCAGCCAGGCGATGGCGAGAGGACGGACTGTGAGCCTGTAGGGCTAGAGCCGGCAGTTGAGCAGAGTAGTGCGGCCTCCGAGCTCGCGGAGGCCTCTAGCGAGGAGCTCGCAGAAGCACCCACGGAAGCCCCAAGCCCAGAAGCCAGAGATAGCAAAGAAGACGGGAGGAAGTTTGATTTTGACGCTTGTAATGAAGTCCCTCCGGCTCCTAAAGAGTCCTCAACCAGTGAGGGCGCTGATCAGAAAATGAG TTCTCCCGAAGATGACTCGGATACAAAAAGGCTTTCCAAAGAGGAAAAGG gtCGCAGCAGTTGTGGTAGAAATTTCTGGGTTAGTGGACTCTCTTCTACAACCAGAGCTACAGATTTGAAGAATCTTTTCAGCAAATATGGGAAG GTGGTGGGCGCCAAGGTTGTGACAAATGCCCGGAGTCCTGGAGCTCGCTGTTACGGTTTTGTCACGATGTCCACAGCAGAAGAGGCCACAAAATGCATTAACCACCTGCACAAGACGGAGCTCCACGGAAAGATGATCTCCGTGGAGAAA GCCAAAAATGAACCTGTGGGAAAGAAAACCTCTGACAAAAGAGACAGTGACGGGAAAAAGGAGAAGTCGAGCAACAGTGACAG ATCTACAAACCTTAAGAGGGATGATAAATGTGACAGAAAAGATGATGCTAAGAAGGGTGACGACGGAAGTGGAGAAAAGAGTAAGGACCAAGATGATCAGAAACCTGGCCCCTCAGAGCGATCTCGAGCCACAAAGTCAG GAAGTCGAGGGACCGAACGGACTGTAGTAATGGATAAATCCAAAGGGGTGCCTGTGATTAGTGTAAAAACGTCCGGGTCCAAAGAGAGA GCTTCCAAAAGCCAGGATCGCAAATCAGCCAGCAGAGAGAAGCGGTCCGTCGTGTCCTTTGATAAGGTCAAGGAGCCTCGGAAGTCAAGAGACTCAGAGTCCCATAG GGTGCGTGAACGCAGTGAACGCGAACAACGCATGCAGGCGCAGTGGGAGCGCGAGGAGCGTGAGCGGCTGGAGATTGCCCGAGAGAGGCTGGCCTTCCAGCGCCAGCGGCTGGAGCGGGAGCGCATGGAGCGGGAACGGCTGGAGCGCGAACGCATGCACGTGGAGCACGAGCGCAGGCGCGAGCAGGAGCGCATCCACCGTGAGCGCGAGGAGCTGAGGCGCCAGCAGGAACTGCGCTATGAGCAGGAGCGGCGGCCCGCGGTGCGGCGGCCCTACGACCTGGACCG GCGAGATGATGCCTATTGGCCGGAAGCCAAGCGGGCCGCCCTGGATGAGCGCTACCATTCTGACTTTAACCGCCAGGACCGCTTCCACGACTTTGACCACAGGGACCGCGGCCGCTACCCCGACCACTCGGTGGACAG GAGAGAAGGTTCAAGGTCAATGATGGGAGAACGAGAAGGACAG CATTACCCAGAACGCCATGGAGGACCAGAGCGCCACGGCCGGGACTCCCGCGATGGCTGGGGGGGCTATGGCTCTGACAAGAGGATGAGCGAGGGCCGGGGGCTGCCTCCTCCCCCCAG GGGCAGACGTGACTGGGGGGACCATGGCCGAAGAGAGGATGACCGGTCATGGCAGGGCACGGCCGACGGGGGCATGATGGACAGGGATCACAAGAGGTGGCAAG GTGGCGAGAGAAGCATGTCCGGTCACTCCGGGCCTGGCCACATGATGAACCGAGGAGGAATGTCAGG GCGCGGCAGCTTTGCCCCAGGCGGGGCCTCCCGGGGCCACCCCATCCCACACGGTGGCATGCAGGGCGGGTTTGGAGGCCAGAGCCGGGGGAGCAGGCCCAGCGATGCCCGCTTCACTCGCCGCTACTGA
- the SAFB gene encoding scaffold attachment factor B1 isoform 6 (isoform 6 is encoded by transcript variant 6): MAETLSGLGDSGAAGAAALSSASSETGTRRLSDLRVIDLRAELRKRNVDSSGNKSVLMERLKKAIEDEGGNPDEIEITSEGNKKTSKRSSKGRKPEEEGVEDNGLEENSGDGQEDVETSLENLQDIDIMDISVLDEAEIDNGSVADCVEDDDADNLQESLSDSRELVEGEMKELPEQLQEHAIEDKETINNLDTSSSDFTILQEIEEPSLEPENEKILDILGETCKSEPVKEESSELEQPFAQDTSSVGPDRKLAEEEDLFDSAHPEEGDLDLASESTAHAQSSKADSLLAVVKREPAEQPGDGERTDCEPVGLEPAVEQSSAASELAEASSEELAEAPTEAPSPEARDSKEDGRKFDFDACNEVPPAPKESSTSEGADQKMSSPEDDSDTKRLSKEEKGRSSCGRNFWVSGLSSTTRATDLKNLFSKYGKVVGAKVVTNARSPGARCYGFVTMSTAEEATKCINHLHKTELHGKMISVEKAKNEPVGKKTSDKRDSDGKKEKSSNSDRSTNLKRDDKCDRKDDAKKGDDGSGEKSKDQDDQKPGPSERSRATKSGSRGTERTVVMDKSKGVPVISVKTSGSKERASKSQDRKSASREKRSVVSFDKVKEPRKSRDSESHRVRERSEREQRMQAQWEREERERLEIARERLAFQRQRLERERMERERLERERMHVEHERRREQERIHREREELRRQQELRYEQERRPAVRRPYDLDRRDDAYWPEAKRAALDERYHSDFNRQDRFHDFDHRDRGRYPDHSVDRREGSRSMMGEREGQHYPERHGGPERHGRDSRDGWGGYGSDKRMSEGRGLPPPPRRDWGDHGRREDDRSWQGTADGGMMDRDHKRWQGGERSMSGHSGPGHMMNRGGMSGRGSFAPGGASRGHPIPHGGMQGGFGGQSRGSRPSDARFTRRY; the protein is encoded by the exons GGCGCAAACCAGAAGAAGAGGGTGTGGAAGATAACGGGCTGGAGGAAAACTCTGGGGATGGACAG GAGGATGTTGAGACCAGTCTGGAGAACTTGCAGGACATCGACATCATGGATATCAGTGTGTTGGATGAAGCAGAAATTGATAATGGAAGCGTTGCAGATTGTGTCGAAGACGATGATGCTGATAACCTCCAGGAGTCCCTGTCGGATAGTAGAGAGCTAGTCGAGGGGGAAATGAAAGAGCTTCCGGAGCAGCTTCAGGAACATGCT atagagGACAAAGAAACTATAAACAATTTAGATACTTCATCATCTGACTTCACTATATTACAG GAAATTGAAGAGCCATCCCTGGAGCCAG aaaatgagaaaatactcgACATTTTGGGGGAAACTTGTAAATCTGAGCCAGTAAAAGAAGAAAGTTCCGAGCTGGAGCAGCCATTTGCACAGGACACAAGTAGCGTGGGGCCAGACAGAAAGCTTGCGGAGGAAGAGGACCTATTTGACAGCGCCCATCCGGAAGAGGGTGATTTAGATTTGGCCAGCGAGTCAACAGCACACGCTCAGTCGAGCAAGGCAGACAGCCTGTTAGCGGTAGTGAAAAGGGAGCCCGCGGAGCAGCCAGGCGATGGCGAGAGGACGGACTGTGAGCCTGTAGGGCTAGAGCCGGCAGTTGAGCAGAGTAGTGCGGCCTCCGAGCTCGCGGAGGCCTCTAGCGAGGAGCTCGCAGAAGCACCCACGGAAGCCCCAAGCCCAGAAGCCAGAGATAGCAAAGAAGACGGGAGGAAGTTTGATTTTGACGCTTGTAATGAAGTCCCTCCGGCTCCTAAAGAGTCCTCAACCAGTGAGGGCGCTGATCAGAAAATGAG TTCTCCCGAAGATGACTCGGATACAAAAAGGCTTTCCAAAGAGGAAAAGG gtCGCAGCAGTTGTGGTAGAAATTTCTGGGTTAGTGGACTCTCTTCTACAACCAGAGCTACAGATTTGAAGAATCTTTTCAGCAAATATGGGAAG GTGGTGGGCGCCAAGGTTGTGACAAATGCCCGGAGTCCTGGAGCTCGCTGTTACGGTTTTGTCACGATGTCCACAGCAGAAGAGGCCACAAAATGCATTAACCACCTGCACAAGACGGAGCTCCACGGAAAGATGATCTCCGTGGAGAAA GCCAAAAATGAACCTGTGGGAAAGAAAACCTCTGACAAAAGAGACAGTGACGGGAAAAAGGAGAAGTCGAGCAACAGTGACAG ATCTACAAACCTTAAGAGGGATGATAAATGTGACAGAAAAGATGATGCTAAGAAGGGTGACGACGGAAGTGGAGAAAAGAGTAAGGACCAAGATGATCAGAAACCTGGCCCCTCAGAGCGATCTCGAGCCACAAAGTCAG GAAGTCGAGGGACCGAACGGACTGTAGTAATGGATAAATCCAAAGGGGTGCCTGTGATTAGTGTAAAAACGTCCGGGTCCAAAGAGAGA GCTTCCAAAAGCCAGGATCGCAAATCAGCCAGCAGAGAGAAGCGGTCCGTCGTGTCCTTTGATAAGGTCAAGGAGCCTCGGAAGTCAAGAGACTCAGAGTCCCATAG GGTGCGTGAACGCAGTGAACGCGAACAACGCATGCAGGCGCAGTGGGAGCGCGAGGAGCGTGAGCGGCTGGAGATTGCCCGAGAGAGGCTGGCCTTCCAGCGCCAGCGGCTGGAGCGGGAGCGCATGGAGCGGGAACGGCTGGAGCGCGAACGCATGCACGTGGAGCACGAGCGCAGGCGCGAGCAGGAGCGCATCCACCGTGAGCGCGAGGAGCTGAGGCGCCAGCAGGAACTGCGCTATGAGCAGGAGCGGCGGCCCGCGGTGCGGCGGCCCTACGACCTGGACCG GCGAGATGATGCCTATTGGCCGGAAGCCAAGCGGGCCGCCCTGGATGAGCGCTACCATTCTGACTTTAACCGCCAGGACCGCTTCCACGACTTTGACCACAGGGACCGCGGCCGCTACCCCGACCACTCGGTGGACAG GAGAGAAGGTTCAAGGTCAATGATGGGAGAACGAGAAGGACAG CATTACCCAGAACGCCATGGAGGACCAGAGCGCCACGGCCGGGACTCCCGCGATGGCTGGGGGGGCTATGGCTCTGACAAGAGGATGAGCGAGGGCCGGGGGCTGCCTCCTCCCCCCAG ACGTGACTGGGGGGACCATGGCCGAAGAGAGGATGACCGGTCATGGCAGGGCACGGCCGACGGGGGCATGATGGACAGGGATCACAAGAGGTGGCAAG GTGGCGAGAGAAGCATGTCCGGTCACTCCGGGCCTGGCCACATGATGAACCGAGGAGGAATGTCAGG GCGCGGCAGCTTTGCCCCAGGCGGGGCCTCCCGGGGCCACCCCATCCCACACGGTGGCATGCAGGGCGGGTTTGGAGGCCAGAGCCGGGGGAGCAGGCCCAGCGATGCCCGCTTCACTCGCCGCTACTGA
- the SAFB gene encoding scaffold attachment factor B1 isoform 1 (isoform 1 is encoded by transcript variant 1): MAETLSGLGDSGAAGAAALSSASSETGTRRLSDLRVIDLRAELRKRNVDSSGNKSVLMERLKKAIEDEGGNPDEIEITSEGNKKTSKRSSKGRKPEEEGVEDNGLEENSGDGQEDVETSLENLQDIDIMDISVLDEAEIDNGSVADCVEDDDADNLQESLSDSRELVEGEMKELPEQLQEHAIEDKETINNLDTSSSDFTILQEIEEPSLEPENEKILDILGETCKSEPVKEESSELEQPFAQDTSSVGPDRKLAEEEDLFDSAHPEEGDLDLASESTAHAQSSKADSLLAVVKREPAEQPGDGERTDCEPVGLEPAVEQSSAASELAEASSEELAEAPTEAPSPEARDSKEDGRKFDFDACNEVPPAPKESSTSEGADQKMSSPEDDSDTKRLSKEEKGRSSCGRNFWVSGLSSTTRATDLKNLFSKYGKVVGAKVVTNARSPGARCYGFVTMSTAEEATKCINHLHKTELHGKMISVEKAKNEPVGKKTSDKRDSDGKKEKSSNSDRSTNLKRDDKCDRKDDAKKGDDGSGEKSKDQDDQKPGPSERSRATKSGSRGTERTVVMDKSKGVPVISVKTSGSKERASKSQDRKSASREKRSVVSFDKVKEPRKSRDSESHSRVRERSEREQRMQAQWEREERERLEIARERLAFQRQRLERERMERERLERERMHVEHERRREQERIHREREELRRQQELRYEQERRPAVRRPYDLDRRDDAYWPEAKRAALDERYHSDFNRQDRFHDFDHRDRGRYPDHSVDRREGSRSMMGEREGQHYPERHGGPERHGRDSRDGWGGYGSDKRMSEGRGLPPPPRGRRDWGDHGRREDDRSWQGTADGGMMDRDHKRWQGGERSMSGHSGPGHMMNRGGMSGRGSFAPGGASRGHPIPHGGMQGGFGGQSRGSRPSDARFTRRY; the protein is encoded by the exons GGCGCAAACCAGAAGAAGAGGGTGTGGAAGATAACGGGCTGGAGGAAAACTCTGGGGATGGACAG GAGGATGTTGAGACCAGTCTGGAGAACTTGCAGGACATCGACATCATGGATATCAGTGTGTTGGATGAAGCAGAAATTGATAATGGAAGCGTTGCAGATTGTGTCGAAGACGATGATGCTGATAACCTCCAGGAGTCCCTGTCGGATAGTAGAGAGCTAGTCGAGGGGGAAATGAAAGAGCTTCCGGAGCAGCTTCAGGAACATGCT atagagGACAAAGAAACTATAAACAATTTAGATACTTCATCATCTGACTTCACTATATTACAG GAAATTGAAGAGCCATCCCTGGAGCCAG aaaatgagaaaatactcgACATTTTGGGGGAAACTTGTAAATCTGAGCCAGTAAAAGAAGAAAGTTCCGAGCTGGAGCAGCCATTTGCACAGGACACAAGTAGCGTGGGGCCAGACAGAAAGCTTGCGGAGGAAGAGGACCTATTTGACAGCGCCCATCCGGAAGAGGGTGATTTAGATTTGGCCAGCGAGTCAACAGCACACGCTCAGTCGAGCAAGGCAGACAGCCTGTTAGCGGTAGTGAAAAGGGAGCCCGCGGAGCAGCCAGGCGATGGCGAGAGGACGGACTGTGAGCCTGTAGGGCTAGAGCCGGCAGTTGAGCAGAGTAGTGCGGCCTCCGAGCTCGCGGAGGCCTCTAGCGAGGAGCTCGCAGAAGCACCCACGGAAGCCCCAAGCCCAGAAGCCAGAGATAGCAAAGAAGACGGGAGGAAGTTTGATTTTGACGCTTGTAATGAAGTCCCTCCGGCTCCTAAAGAGTCCTCAACCAGTGAGGGCGCTGATCAGAAAATGAG TTCTCCCGAAGATGACTCGGATACAAAAAGGCTTTCCAAAGAGGAAAAGG gtCGCAGCAGTTGTGGTAGAAATTTCTGGGTTAGTGGACTCTCTTCTACAACCAGAGCTACAGATTTGAAGAATCTTTTCAGCAAATATGGGAAG GTGGTGGGCGCCAAGGTTGTGACAAATGCCCGGAGTCCTGGAGCTCGCTGTTACGGTTTTGTCACGATGTCCACAGCAGAAGAGGCCACAAAATGCATTAACCACCTGCACAAGACGGAGCTCCACGGAAAGATGATCTCCGTGGAGAAA GCCAAAAATGAACCTGTGGGAAAGAAAACCTCTGACAAAAGAGACAGTGACGGGAAAAAGGAGAAGTCGAGCAACAGTGACAG ATCTACAAACCTTAAGAGGGATGATAAATGTGACAGAAAAGATGATGCTAAGAAGGGTGACGACGGAAGTGGAGAAAAGAGTAAGGACCAAGATGATCAGAAACCTGGCCCCTCAGAGCGATCTCGAGCCACAAAGTCAG GAAGTCGAGGGACCGAACGGACTGTAGTAATGGATAAATCCAAAGGGGTGCCTGTGATTAGTGTAAAAACGTCCGGGTCCAAAGAGAGA GCTTCCAAAAGCCAGGATCGCAAATCAGCCAGCAGAGAGAAGCGGTCCGTCGTGTCCTTTGATAAGGTCAAGGAGCCTCGGAAGTCAAGAGACTCAGAGTCCCATAG CAGGGTGCGTGAACGCAGTGAACGCGAACAACGCATGCAGGCGCAGTGGGAGCGCGAGGAGCGTGAGCGGCTGGAGATTGCCCGAGAGAGGCTGGCCTTCCAGCGCCAGCGGCTGGAGCGGGAGCGCATGGAGCGGGAACGGCTGGAGCGCGAACGCATGCACGTGGAGCACGAGCGCAGGCGCGAGCAGGAGCGCATCCACCGTGAGCGCGAGGAGCTGAGGCGCCAGCAGGAACTGCGCTATGAGCAGGAGCGGCGGCCCGCGGTGCGGCGGCCCTACGACCTGGACCG GCGAGATGATGCCTATTGGCCGGAAGCCAAGCGGGCCGCCCTGGATGAGCGCTACCATTCTGACTTTAACCGCCAGGACCGCTTCCACGACTTTGACCACAGGGACCGCGGCCGCTACCCCGACCACTCGGTGGACAG GAGAGAAGGTTCAAGGTCAATGATGGGAGAACGAGAAGGACAG CATTACCCAGAACGCCATGGAGGACCAGAGCGCCACGGCCGGGACTCCCGCGATGGCTGGGGGGGCTATGGCTCTGACAAGAGGATGAGCGAGGGCCGGGGGCTGCCTCCTCCCCCCAG GGGCAGACGTGACTGGGGGGACCATGGCCGAAGAGAGGATGACCGGTCATGGCAGGGCACGGCCGACGGGGGCATGATGGACAGGGATCACAAGAGGTGGCAAG GTGGCGAGAGAAGCATGTCCGGTCACTCCGGGCCTGGCCACATGATGAACCGAGGAGGAATGTCAGG GCGCGGCAGCTTTGCCCCAGGCGGGGCCTCCCGGGGCCACCCCATCCCACACGGTGGCATGCAGGGCGGGTTTGGAGGCCAGAGCCGGGGGAGCAGGCCCAGCGATGCCCGCTTCACTCGCCGCTACTGA